The sequence ttttatggATATACaatgaaaaattatgtatttttattaaaaaattaagttaaaACATAACACGTATTTTATTGGAATCGTAATTGAAATTTACTATatcaataataaattttctttatattttttttaatttatgcaaaaaataattatgataaattcaaatagaaaattttatatattaattctttttttttattccttgcaatattttatattaattaatgTTTGTATTTCACATGAACTACAAGGGAGGAGCCAAGATTTATTTTCAGAAAAGTATATAATTGTTTGATATCTTCATTTGAAAAAGcagatattttaattaaatattacatatacacgtaaattttttattcatagaATATCTTCAAATATTTATGCAAGAGAAAACTCTCCTAATACGAGAAATTTGATTGATGCAGTAGATATAGAACAAGATGAAATTCTTGATTTAGAAAACACATTTATTCATTTCCCCATAGAAGAGTATATTATCTTTGGAATATTTTcacatatattattttttatattaattctGTGTTTTATgcttgtatatatattttttgtttattttagaaaaaattcaGATTCTGGTAATGAAGataacttttttaatatggATTTATTTGAAACAATAAATTTAGAGAAAGGTAAGTCatctaatataaaaaatgttttaggTGAAACAGATAGTCCTTTAATGGATTCACCAATAGATCCTCTCTATCCATCTTTtgaaaagtatatatttttttatatattttagctAAATTTTTCACTTTAACCAAAGGCTATATGCATATGTaatatgatttatttttagtaaaaaCTCAGCCATTCATATTGAAACGAATTCCTCTAGCATAAGTTTGAAtgaaacaaaaattatagaatCCAAGGATTCATATAATCCACAGCCTATTCTCAATTATTCATCAGCTACTCCCAATTATTTGGAAGGAGGATTCCTTAGCTTACTCTTAGAAGagtatattaatatatctttACATGGAAaatgtttcatttttatttaatattttatatatatatgtaaattctttttttttagtgatTGTTCACCtattaattatgaaaatatactCCCCACTACCAGCAATTTAATGTTTCTAGAAAATGAAGAacatgaaaaatatattgaattAGAAACCACTCTTTTTAATCTTCCTATAGAAAAGTACATATTCTCTTGATTATTTCATGCATATAGTatcttattttaaataaatattctatATATAATGTTCCTTACTTTTAGACaattttattactttatATTAAGGAAGAATCCTCCAgcacaaacaaattaatgaGCATAACATCATATGCATGTatgtgtatttttttttctagacCTGTCACAACTATTAATGATAATGAAGATATGAGCTCAGTAGatgaaattgaaaaaatatcaGAAAAGTCATacaaaagaaaaggaaaaaagagaaattacGAAGATGTTGATAATTTAGATGATCAGAATATTGAAAAAGATATAAGTattaatcaaaaaaaaaattatgcttATAATCGAAATTAtacttataataaaattggtGAAGATTTTGTTTGTTCCATCTcaagtatttttaaaatgcaAATTAATTGTTTGCCAGATTATGTAGTTTCAAGTTTACAAAAATTAAGAGACATATTAGACGATGACAATAAAAGTACATAtcataatttagaaaaaaaaatgaacataAACATTTTGCTATTAAGAGACATTATAGCtgaggaaataaaaaaaattaatcgTTCTGACTTAGGagcaataaaaaattactataataaaaatatagaaggAGAAAAATTAGTAAAAACTATTAATCatattattttgttatttaaacATAAAACGAAccatatatttaataaaaaagaaatgcatgaaaaaataaagcaaATTTTAGAAACTTTTGAGGATTTAGCCAATGAACATAAATTTTTACGGGATTTATATCGTTTTAAATCAACTATTGCGAATAATTTCATGtacaataaattattttctttttcatttattcaATCGTCAGAAGTCTTTAAACGTAATTTTGAATTATTGAAATATATGGATAAATTAATAGAATGTGTAGAaaaatcaattaaaaatGGATTTATATTAAGAGATCgtaattatttttgtatgACTCAAAAGGTTATATATAATCTTCATACACCGATAACTGCATCTATTAGGAACAATTTGGCTAAACTTgataatattttgaaaacATTGAATTTATCATATAAAGACCATAGTCTAATAATACAAactattttctattttcttaaaaaagaaaacgaaaaaaataaaaaaaaactagaACTTTACATGAATAAaccttataaaaaaaattctttaaaagcaatttataattttttattagaggAAGAAAAGGATGCTACACGCTACTATAACGAAGCATCTaagatttttaatttaaatttaactGACAAAAATAAGGAAAGCATACTCTTCgatgatttaataaataacgAAAGTATTATAGATAATTTATTCTCTGTTCATGAAACCCTCATCAAATTAATCGGAGGTTTATTTATTAAGAAGCAGTTAACCATTATTATGAATACAcgtaaattattattaagtatgaattcattaaaaaaaaggaaggaTATTTCATATGAaacaaaagaaattttaaaaaagaaacacCAATCAAATTTACTTtctcaaataaaaaaagaaaaatggaaaatggaaaaaattaAGCATAATATAAGAAATTTACATCTATTTGTTACTACAAAAGATGATATAAAACGTATTCAAGTATCAAattctttaataaataaaataaatggaaTTATATCAATTTTACGTTTCATTTGTAAAATAAcgtataaaaatgaagataaaactgattttaatcaaaaaaaagaGGCTAGTACGGAAAATATTTTGCTTGCACTATATTATGCCAACCAAAGGCTTCCAAAATttactgaaaaaaaaatacaaaaaaaatacacatctaaaaaaaaatgatttttagTGAATtcataaacaaaaataatttttctatgtGTGATTTATCAATTGCCTGCTTGGTTAGTAAAAGATGTTTTGTCCCTTTATAATAAAGTTAGCTTACAAGTCAGACATTCCTTGACACCagttaaagaaaaaaaaaaataaaatatttacattgctatatttttttttatttattttactttcatatatctttgtaatttaaaaaaaaaattttaatttatttttttttgtgtgtgAAGTTTTGGAATTGAAATattgttaatttttaatcaaaatacaaaaaaaattaatgtataaaaagtataatgtttatatcattgatttattaattgcctgtTGGTCAATAAGTACACTGCCATTAATTTGTATGCTATTTTAAGTTTTTCTtgacaaaaattatttatatatgtgcATAATTAATTGAATAGTACTAACCAATTAGTAAGatcaaattttattttgtcttACCTAGGAGCTCATTGCATGCAAATAATAAAGTACTACACTGTGACAAACCTAGTGTgtctaataaaattttttttttttaatacacaTCTcgtttataattatattaatatcatttttattttttcttatttttattttttttttatttgagagaggctttttttaaatgataaatgAACCAATGAAAAAAGAATGGTATGCATATTGCATTAATTAAATTCAACTTAATAtagattttattttaaaagtatttttattaattttgtattatacaGAAActttaatacaaaattataaaggagtTCACGAAGTTTGCtttttattaacttggatattcattacttttattaaagtTATTGAATaatcaattaataaatcacctGCTCAAAGACTTTCCTAGGGTGTtgaataaacaaattaataaagagaatgtacgattaaatatacatttatatatatatatacttattttattatatatataagggcattttataatgtaaaatatttaatttgagtTAAATAATTTAGTATTGCTTAACAGATatgtttacttttataaatgtgtgatttattaattggatattcaaagacttgaataaaagtaatgaatattcaagttaataaagagcaaattttaggactcctttataattttgtattatagactttatttataatacaaaattaattaaatcactaaaatttttaaaatctataaaagttcaaaaaatatatatatatatataaattaaataaaaaaaaataaaaataaaaaaaaaagacataagATAATTATAACCGAGatgtgttttaaaaaaaaatataattagacACACTAAGCTAGCCAAGGTTCTAATAGCTAAAAATTTTTAGCATGCAAAATTTTCCTAAAGGagacataattatttaaattttaaatatttaaaatgcaTATTAATTAATGGCAATGGATTTATTCATTGACCAATTCTCCACCACTGGTTTATTATTTGGtcatttaatgactttgctagagtattaaataaacaaattaataaagagcattgtataactaaatatacgtttatatatattagtttctaattaatataaatgagtttttatttacaaagaatcacttgttcttttaattaaaaacatacagataaactataataattaataaagtcaaaattttattatattcaatgttatttcaaaatatacattgaataatacataaacatttcttttatctcttaagttttaacaagttaacatttcttcttttaattttttaaaacacaaaaattaaaacataacataacaaaaaaaaaaaaaatatatttattatttttttttttaattacaaagatgtatataaataaaaataaacaaacaaaaaaaaataactttatttttttttttattattaactagcatcagtgcatggctaacttgtacatacacaagtagtaaactagcttagtgtactacaaaaggttaataactaattttattaaccagatATATACAAGTTAgtcatgcactgacgctagttaaaaaaaaaaaattaaaattattttttttttttgattgcCGGTTGGAGTTCGttctaattaaaaagagaattcaTTTATGAGATATGAAAAACTTAAAGAAACAAAATCTCTAatgtttatattatattcaatgtatatttttgaaataacattgaatatattagagttttgacttttgttaattattatgaattgtatgtatgtttttaattaaaagaataaactgattctatgtaaataaaaactcttttataacattttaacatgtctattaaaagatgcagtaaaatttaatatccaagttaaatattatgcgtcataagaaaacattatatatatatatatataaatgtatacttagttatacatgctctttattaatttgtttgtttcaTACTCTAGGAAAACCATTAAGcagccaattaataaaacaaatattgACATATAAccctttttaaaaaattttaaataaattaacaaaaatagaattataaaaaaaaaaaagataaaataaaaggaaaGAAAAGGAAATCAGAAACATGAGTAAATGaaataacaaataaaaaaaaaaaataataaagaacaaaatatatcttataaaaagaaattaaaatgtgtaatataaaaaaaagttttagaatatatatatatatatttaaaatgtataaatttaaaatatattttaatttttttctttctaatGACTTCAACATTTAACAGAAGATAAATCATTAAACTCttcctttttataaaaattatatgaattatcagaatttttatgttcatcacattttttatttgtgtTGATAGTTTGcctatatttatataaaattgaaataacTACACTGTAACACATGATCAGCCCTATTAATATTCCTATTGTTAATTTAGTCTGCGAGTTAtcaaatttacttttttcgTTTTCATCATCTAGTTTGGATAGTTCTATATACGTCTCATTGTGTTGAGAATTATTgccattattattatttattaatttattttcatatattgttttaataatttcatttggataaatttttatttgatcaTAATCTCTTTTTtcaattaattctttttcataattttctattatattattcaCACTATTTACAATATTATAAATGGACAGTATCGTATCACTGCATTCATGCACgaattctttattttgatCTATActatttcttatattttcaaaaatcattttaaatttttttatattgcttttagttctttttatatatttatttacttcatttaatatttcCATATTTTCCTCTTCTGATAGATCATGATCTTTCTCATTCTGGTACAATTCTGTATCCTTCAGTAAAAAGCTTGCTCTTCGTATCAAGTATGAAATTTGTTTGTTGTAATTCTCgaatttatcattttcactATTATTGTGATTTTCTAATTCATCTACTTCTGTaactatatttataatatattcataaaCTTCTTTAATCTTTtgcattttttcttttgtgtCTATATATTCAATACAAAGTAATTCTTGATTTTCTCTTATGGCATGTTCAATTTTTTCTAAGTAATTTTTCTTACCTAgtattctctttttttcattttctataatattttcatatgaTTCTGCTatatcaatatattttttagaagTGTTCTCCATTTCTTTCAactttatttcatttatttttttgtaaatatttttaaaatattttttttttcgtttaaATTCCTTATAAAGATATTGTAATTCttgtaaatttttatcaaCAGAAAtcgaattttttttttcctctaCTCTTAAAAGTTTGTTTTGTATATCATCTATTATTTCCATATATATTTGCTCTTCTATTTTAAATTCCTCCGCaaatttatttgaattttgAATATTGTCCGACTTATAACTACTTATGatattaatagaaaataattcattagttttattaatatcattatttatagaGTCATAACTATTTATAACATACTTTGTATAttcaataatataatttttttttttttcaatcaTTTTTGTATCTTTTGATATTTCAGTATTAATAGCTGTGATAACTAAAGAAAGAAAGTATAATTTACATTTCTTCCTTAGTTCTAATAATTCATAGAAAGAAACATTGTTTTCTAAAATGTTATTGTTTTTTTCGACTACtttaatttgaataatattaatataatctTCTAATTTCCCTATTACACTCAAAGTAAACTTCTCTATATATAATCTTTCAATAAACTCGgttaaatcatttaaaaaatccttatatttattaagttCTGTTGTCATttcatttgtttttaattcCATCtccattttattatatttttctatataagaATTAGtcatttctttaaaatacaTATGATACTctttagaattttttaaaatttcattataGTCCTTAATATCAATATTTATTCCTTTTATCTTCTTATATTTCTCAAGGGAAGCTCGTGAACTGCATAAAAGTTTATCAATATCATCTTTCATgcctttaatttttttctttaattcttctcttgtttttattttttcataaacaTTTTTCATATTGATAATATgcttttcattttctttttctttacttTCAATATTAAATGAATCACCTTGTATACTTAAAACAATATCTTCTGTGtcttgtatatttttataatcttTCAAACTCGATATTGCATctatattcatatttataaattctgTTGCTTTAAGCATTTCATTGTAAATGAAATATGATTTATCCTTATATGAAGAGTGTgctatttttctttttttaaattcattatttttattttttgcatTATCTAATTCAATTAATGCagtatttattctttttgaatatatcatattttgaacatttcttttaatgTCTT is a genomic window of Plasmodium relictum strain SGS1 genome assembly, contig: PRELSG_00_v1_214, whole genome shotgun sequence containing:
- a CDS encoding fam-j protein; the encoded protein is MINSNRKFYILILFFYSLQYFILINVCISHELQGRSQDLFSEKISSNIYARENSPNTRNLIDAVDIEQDEILDLENTFIHFPIEEKNSDSGNEDNFFNMDLFETINLEKGKSSNIKNVLGETDSPLMDSPIDPLYPSFENKNSAIHIETNSSSISLNETKIIESKDSYNPQPILNYSSATPNYLEGGFLSLLLEDDCSPINYENILPTTSNLMFLENEEHEKYIELETTLFNLPIEKPVTTINDNEDMSSVDEIEKISEKSYKRKGKKRNYEDVDNLDDQNIEKDISINQKKNYAYNRNYTYNKIGEDFVCSISSIFKMQINCLPDYVVSSLQKLRDILDDDNKSTYHNLEKKMNINILLLRDIIAEEIKKINRSDLGAIKNYYNKNIEGEKLVKTINHIILLFKHKTNHIFNKKEMHEKIKQILETFEDLANEHKFLRDLYRFKSTIANNFMYNKLFSFSFIQSSEVFKRNFELLKYMDKLIECVEKSIKNGFILRDRNYFCMTQKVIYNLHTPITASIRNNLAKLDNILKTLNLSYKDHSLIIQTIFYFLKKENEKNKKKLELYMNKPYKKNSLKAIYNFLLEEEKDATRYYNEASKIFNLNLTDKNKESILFDDLINNESIIDNLFSVHETLIKLIGGLFIKKQLTIIMNTRKLLLSMNSLKKRKDISYETKEILKKKHQSNLLSQIKKEKWKMEKIKHNIRNLHLFVTTKDDIKRIQVSNSLINKINGIISILRFICKITYKNEDKTDFNQKKEASTENILLALYYANQRLPKFTEKKIQKKYTSKKK
- a CDS encoding reticulocyte binding protein, putative encodes the protein VNSLRETVSKDIKEDEINRIQMEVKKKLNEIIKEKNKIDNASEALKNMGKFLMLTKFSIVMDEIQSNVKKVREEEKNAEKKFIESENIQKNILDDLKKVGELQNLLIHNLDEDSINGSIEKIILIKDRTESNSENINMLLTEVEKHKETSSLYLNNTIRGREKIEYLKKHDNDETQNITEAVMQNINNYVHESENCSKNAERHAQETSKNYTLSLEYTKEMNDLLKDSLILAEKMKVEMKKNYVTDMLIEIQDSYYDNKYILERLKERLIKINQEDINMKCEYEANNEKSIDAFTKIQITRITASDAIRDIEKIKSITLDIINVAENEIESFYTVSQRYNEDPLDELKIEKDNFKKILEILNKIEQEKKKISTELFKIKEMERKISNIEDEMKMYKKYYEEGILEEIKKIADQEEKNIKLLKKSINLTIGTSVSFFEDSWLREEHIMQIFKNFERKMNEIYDAFDESYKDIEKAVSSISVSFGTYNDVREKNEKAKIEKEKLKELNQEMKQLLININDAKKNETLRLILHMKYKLDEVNKKAEKEYLELNEHTKDIKRNVQNMIYSKRINTALIELDNAKNKNNEFKKRKIAHSSYKDKSYFIYNEMLKATEFINMNIDAISSLKDYKNIQDTEDIVLSIQGDSFNIESKEKENEKHIINMKNVYEKIKTREELKKKIKGMKDDIDKLLCSSRASLEKYKKIKGINIDIKDYNEILKNSKEYHMYFKEMTNSYIEKYNKMEMELKTNEMTTELNKYKDFLNDLTEFIERLYIEKFTLSVIGKLEDYINIIQIKVVEKNNNILENNVSFYELLELRKKCKLYFLSLVITAINTEISKDTKMIEKKKNYIIEYTKYVINSYDSINNDINKTNELFSINIISSYKSDNIQNSNKFAEEFKIEEQIYMEIIDDIQNKLLRVEEKKNSISVDKNLQELQYLYKEFKRKKKYFKNIYKKINEIKLKEMENTSKKYIDIAESYENIIENEKKRILGKKNYLEKIEHAIRENQELLCIEYIDTKEKMQKIKEVYEYIINIVTEVDELENHNNSENDKFENYNKQISYLIRRASFLLKDTELYQNEKDHDLSEEENMEILNEVNKYIKRTKSNIKKFKMIFENIRNSIDQNKEFVHECSDTILSIYNIVNSVNNIIENYEKELIEKRDYDQIKIYPNEIIKTIYENKLINNNNGNNSQHNETYIELSKLDDENEKSKFDNSQTKLTIGILIGLIMCYSVVISILYKYRQTINTNKKCDEHKNSDNSYNFYKKEEFNDLSSVKC